The Budorcas taxicolor isolate Tak-1 chromosome 18, Takin1.1, whole genome shotgun sequence genome window below encodes:
- the CKM gene encoding creatine kinase M-type, with translation MPFGNTHNKHKLNFKAEEEYPDLSKHNNHMAKALTLEIYKKLRDKETPSGFTLDDVIQTGVDNPGHPFIMTVGCVAGDEESYTVFKDLFDPIIQDRHGGFKPTDKHKTDLNHENLKGGDDLDPHYVLSSRVRTGRSIKGYALPPHCSRGERRAVEKLSVEALNSLTGEFKGKYYPLKSMTEQEQQQLIDDHFLFDKPVSPLLLASGMARDWPDARGIWHNDNKSFLVWVNEEDHLRVISMEKGGNMKEVFRRFCVGLQKIEEIFKKAGHPFMWNEHLGYVLTCPSNLGTGLRGGVHVKLAHLSKHPKFEEILTRLRLQKRGTGGVDTAAVGSVFDVSNADRLGSSEVEQVQLVVDGVKLMVEMEKKLEKGQSIDDMIPAQK, from the exons ATGCCGTTCGGTAACACCCACAACAAGCACAAGCTGAACTTCAAGGCTGAGGAGGAATACCCAGACCTCAGCAAGCACAACAACCACATGGCCAAGGCGCTGACCCTCGAGATTTACAAGAAGCTGCGGGACAAGGAGACGCCATCTGGCTTCACTCTGGATGATGTCATCCAGACAGGTGTGGACAACCCAG GTCACCCCTTCATCATGACCGTGGGCTGTGTGGCTGGTGATGAGGAGTCCTATACGGTTTTCAAGGACCTCTTTGACCCCATCATCCAGGACCGGCACGGGGGCTTCAAACCCACCGACAAGCACAAGACTGACCTCAACCATGAGAACCTCAAG GGTGGAGACGATCTGGACCCCCACTACGTGCTCAGCAGCCGTGTCCGCACGGGCCGCAGCATCAAGGGCTACGCACTGCCTCCTCACTGCTCCCGCGGCGAGCGCCGGGCCGTGGAGAAACTCTCCGTGGAAG CCCTCAACAGCCTGACGGGCGAGTTCAAGGGGAAATACTACCCTCTGAAGAGCATGAcggagcaggagcagcagcagctcatcgACGACCACTTCCTGTTCGACAAGCCCGTGTCCCCGCTGCTGCTGGCTTCGGGAATGGCCCGAGACTGGCCCGATGCCCGCGGCATCTG GCACAATGACAACAAGAGCTTCCTGGTGTGGGTGAACGAGGAGGACCACCTCCGAGTCATCTCCATGGAGAAGGGGGGTAACATGAAGGAGGTTTTCCGCCGCTTCTGCGTGGGGCTGCAGAAG ATTGAGGAGATATTCAAGAAAGCCGGCCACCCGTTCATGTGGAACGAGCACCTGGGCTACGTGCTCACCTGCCCATCTAACCTGGGCACCGGGCTGCGTGGAGGCGTGCATGTCAAGTTGGCGCACTTGAGCAAGCATCCCAAGTTCGAGGAGATCCTCACTCGCCTGCGCCTGCAGAAGCGAGGCACAG GTGGTGTGGACACGGCTGCCGTGGGCTCAGTGTTCGACGTGTCCAACGCCGACCGGCTGGGCTCGTCCGAGGTAGAACAGGTGCAGCTGGTGGTGGATGGTGTGAAGCTCATGGTGGAGATGGAGAAGAAGCTGGAGAAGGGCCAGTCCATCGACGACATGATCCCCGCCCAGAAGTAG
- the KLC3 gene encoding kinesin light chain 3, which produces MSVQVAAPGGVGLGPERPSPEELVRQTRQVVKGLEALRAEHRGLAGHLAEALAAQGPAAGLELLEEKQQVVSHSLEAIELGLGEAQVLLALSAHVGALEAEKQRLRAQARRLAQENAWLREELEETQRRLRASEEAVAQLEEEKSHLEFLGQLRQYDPPAESQQPESPPRRDSLASLFPSEEEERRGPEAAGAAAAQQGGYEIPARLRTLHNLVIQYAGQGRYEVAVPLCRQALEDLERSSGHCHPDVATMLNILALVYRDQNKYKEATDLLHDALQIREQTLGPEHPAVAATLNNLAVLYGKRGRYREAEPLCQRALEIREKVLGADHPDVAKQLNNLALLCQNQGKFEEVERHYARALSIYEALGGPHDPNVAKTKNNLASAYLKQNKYQQAEELYKEILRREALPAPLGAPNTGTTSDAQQQTLRRSSSFSKLRESIRRGSEKLVSRLRGEGAAGATGMKRAMSLSMLNTDGSRAPENQFPRQHLSEASRTLSTSTQDLGPR; this is translated from the exons ATGTCCGTGCAGGTGGCGGCCCCGGGAGGTGTGGGGCTCGGCCCGGAGCGCCCAAGCCCCGAGGAGCTGGTGCGGCAGACGCGACAAGTGGTGAAGGGGCTGGAGGCCCTGCGGGCAGAGCACCGGGGCCTGGCCGGGCACCTGGCGGAGGCCCTGGCGGCCCAGGGCCCGGCGGCTGGCCTGGAGCTGCTGGAGGAGAAGCAGCAGGTGGTGAGCCACTCGCTGGAGGCCATCGAGCTGGGGCTGGGCGAGGCCCAG GTGCTGCTGGCACTGTCGGCACATGTGGGCGCGCTGGAGGCGGAGAAGCAGCGGCTGCGGGCGCAGGCCCGGCGGCTGGCCCAGGAGAACGCGTGGCTGcgggaggagctggaggagacgCAGCGGCGGCTGCGGGCCAGCGAGGAGGCCGTGGCCCagctggaggaggagaagagccACCTGGAGTTCCTGGGGCAGCTGCGGCAGTACGACCCGCCCGCAGAGAGCCAG CAGCCTGAGTCCCCCCCTCGCCGGGACAGCCTGGCCTCCCTGTTCCCTAGTGAGGAGGAGGAGCGGAGAG GTCCTGAGGCAGCGGGGGCCGCGGCAGCCCAGCAGGGTGGCTACGAGATCCCAGCCCGCCTCCGGACCCTGCACAACCTGGTGATCCAGTACGCGGGCCAGGGCCGCTACGAGGTGGCCGTGCCGCTGTGCCGCCAGGCCCTGGAGGACCTGGAGCGGAGCTCGGGCCACTGCCACCCCGACGTGGCCACCATGCTCAACATCCTGGCGCTGGTGTACCG AGACCAGAACAAGTACAAAGAGGCCACAGACCTCCTCCACGACGCCCTGCAGATCCGGGAGCAGACGCTGGGCCCCGAGCACCctgcg GTGGCCGCCACCCTCAACAACCTGGCTGTCCTCTACGGGAAGCGCGGGCGTTACCGAGAGGCAGAGCCCCTGTGCCAGCGTGCCCTGGAGATCCGGGAGAAG GTCCTGGGCGCCGACCACCCGGATGTGGCCAAGCAGCTCAACAACCTGGCCCTGCTCTGCCAGAACCAGGGCAAGTTCGAGGAGGTGGAGCGGCACTACGCCCGGGCCCTGAGCATTTACGAGGCCCTGGGCGGGCCCCATGACCCCAACGTGGCCAAGACCAAGAACAACTTG GCCTCAGCCTACCTGAAGCAGAACAAGTACCAGCAGGCGGAAGAGCTGTACAAAGAGATCCTCCGCAGGGAGGCCCTGCCCGCCCCGCTCG GAGCCCCCAACACAGGCACCACTAGTGACGCACAGCAGCAG ACCCTTCGTCGGAGCAGCTCCTTCTCTAAGCTCCGGGAGTCCATCCGGCGCGGAAGCGAGAAGCTGGTCTCCCGGCTCCGAGGCGAGGGGGCGGCAGGGGCGACCGG GATGAAGAGGGCCATGTCACTCAGCATGCTGAACACGGATGGCTCGAGGGCGCCCGAGAACCAG TTCCCCAGGCAGCACCTGAGCGAGGCCTCGCGGACCCTCAGCACCAGCACCCAGGACCTGGGCCCCCGCTAG